GTGAGCGCGTCTCTATCACCGTTACATTATTAAATGCGAAATCAAGCCGAAGTTATGAGCATATAAACATCATGGAGTCCAAAAAATGGTACATACTTGATGTACCCGGTGTTCCTAACCTTGTTAACTCATTTCAGTTTTTGAAAATCAAGGTGCCAGTGGAGTTCAAATTTCAGGTTATATCGGACAGTGCTTTTTCAGTGGAGTTGTTATCAACGTTGATAGGTAGACTTCAGAGTGCTGATAGTGTAGATAACTTGGAGGAGTTATACGGTAGAATCGTTGCCAAAGTAAATAGAATCGCCAAAGTTATTCTTCCTTTGCGACGGGTTAGTGCCGATCGGTTAGCATTGCTGGAGTCGGCACTTAAATCTGAATGTGATAAATTTCAAGCTCAGTCAGCGCCTGGGACTTGAAATGTTCTCTTAACAACGTAATTAGTATTGCAACGCGACCATGAACTTTGAGAAATCGTTAGTATCCTTTGGGAATGTCGTCATCTATGCTGTACCGAATCGCAGCCAGGTCCAAGACGTGAAATGCGTTACTGATACTAGCGGTGATAGAGGTAGTCAACGAGTTTTCTTCCGAAGGGAAAAGCGGTTAAATATTCTATTGTCAAATTTTGAAACAGAAATTCGGTCTCCAGTTTTTGACAGTGCATGGGAGTTAATGTGCATATAAATATACTCACCAGGTCGTCGATTATGCAATATTGAGGTTTTCGATTTCTATGTGAGATCCTTAGCGCCACGATAGTAAGTTTCAATGTGTTTCCGTATTTCAATATCAAATTTCTCCCCTGGATAGTGTCCATCCTCAAAATTAATCCGGACCTCTTCATTCATGATGTACACGGCCAATACCCCGTCAATGTGAACGTGGAAAAGTCTTTTTTTGTCCATCTTTACAATTCTTATGGGGACCAGCCCTTCTGCTGTAGTAATATAGAATTTACTATTTTTCACGGTGATAACTGTCTTTAGAGTTTGGCTTGCGATGCCTTCAGACAAATATACTGCCCAAAGGTGCAGTTGGTGTGCTGATACTTTTGTATTGAAAGAAAATTGTATATATCTTACCAATTTATCTGCATTTGCAATTATTTTGTTATAATATATAACTATCTGAGATTAAGGTTTGTATTGATTTTTGAGTTTACATACTGATATTTGATGTGTTTTTTGTTATATTTTAATATAACAACAAATGATTTCATTTGGTTCATTTTCCATACATGAATCATGAAATTGAGGACATCCATAGGCTGAACGCAATTAGGGAAGCCCTCTTGAATAGAAAAAAGGAAAAGAGGATCAGTTATAGAAGCCTGGCAGCGACTGCAGACGTTGAAGTAGGAACAGCTTATAATTTCATTACGGGAAAAACCGACATTACCATGTTAAATCTTATGAAATTAGCCAGGGGGCTAGACTTTACCCTTATTGAGTTGTTACAAACATCAAAATCCTAATATAAACACGTAAGTTTCCTCGACACTTCCAAAAGGTTTTGAGACACCAAAACCTTCTTATTAATCTTTCGTCAGGTAGTTCTGAGACGAAGAATGCCGCCTTTGTTTTAGGCGGCATTTTCATTTATCTACGGTTTTTCTGGATATGGGATTGAGCAAGTACATCAATCGGAATTTGTAGTGCGTATCTCAGATCATTGTGGTTTAGGAGATATTCTTTGCCTTGTATTTTTCGCTGAACGACTATATTGTCTCCGTCAAGATTTAGCCGTCTGATATCTCCCCAACGGACCCCTCTAAACAACAGTTCCTTGATACGCTCATTTAATATTAACGTGAGTAAGTTTCCGGAGCTTGCGGTTCTTGGGGTGAATGAGCTATCATATCGCATTTTAAGGAACGTGTTCAGTACAGCCAATGCGTCGTTATCCTGGCCTTCTCTTGCGAGGCATTCCGCCTGGATTAAGTACACCTCGTCTGCTGCCAGTCCACAGAACATTTGAACTGATGCCGATCCATCATAGTTACCGCGAAAGGACCAGGTACTATCTATATTTTGGGAGAAAAACAGACGCCGGCGCAGGTCGCCTGGTGGATAGAGGCTCAGAAGATTGGTGTCCACTTTACTAACCGTAGGATCAAGTAGGGTATTGTAGTTTCCGGTGATATGGAAAATGACTTCTGAATTATACCTTTCAAATGGCGCATCCGAATTGATTAAATTATAATCTAAGATGTTTAATCCCTGATTCATGCATAGGGATGCATATTTACCAGCCTCTTTATAATTGCCAATAGATAAGTATATCCTTGCTAGTAGTGCATATCCAGCCGACTTACTTGGCCTGGTTTTATATGGAACTTCACTGGGTAAATCAGGTAATGCGTTCTGTAGATCATCCAATATAGTGCTATAACAATCCTTAATAGTACTACGGGTGGATTCACTATTGATATCTGAATTGAGTTTTAGCGGAATGCCGGGTTCGTCTCCATTTTTTGAACTAATTGTGTATCCCAATGAAAACTCCTGCAATAGAATATAGTGGGCCATTGATCTATAAAATAGCGCGGAGGCTTTAATCTTCTTCTTTCGATCCGTATCTCTATCCTCTATTTTTTCCAAAGTCTCCAAAACTAGATTTGTGTTTAGAATTATTCTGTAAGTCAGGAACCAATCTCCGGAATAGCTGGCTTCCTTATCAAATATGTACATTAGCCTATCAATCTGTTGTATAGACTTCCAATCACTATCTGTTATATAATAGTTGTCGGAATACACCTCTCCACCAATCGGCCATAATAGATTCATGGTCATTGCATCATCCAGCATAGCTTGTAGGTCGTTTAATGAAGAGGGAACAACAAGGCTTTTATCTGGTTTAATATCAAGATATTTTTTGCAACTTGAAATATTGAAAAGTATAGTAAGCATCAAGCCTACTGCAGAAATTATTTTATACTTCATATTATGTGTTTAAGAGTTAGAATGACGTTTTTACTGCAATGGTGTAGTTGCGAGGTGGTGGCATTTTGCCATAGTCTGGGTCGATTTTGAATTTGTTCGCGCGATAGAGGACACCAACATTATTAATGTACAGTTGTAATGATATTGCCTTCAGAATATGCCCCTGTTTTATCTCCGGGCGAAATAATAGGCAAATGTCTTTTAACCTTACAATGTCTGCCTTCTCCACCAGTATTTCGGAGTTCTGGTAGAATTCATCCCTAGCATTGTCAAAAGGATAGACCATTGCTGGCACATTAGTTTTTACCTCATCACCAGGTTGTTTCCATCTATCATAATAGTCTGCATTCATGTACCAATTCGCAAAGCCACTATAGTTAACTGAAGGGCGGCGAAAGTAATGTCCAATTTTCCAGGTGATAGTTGAACTGATACTCCATTTTCCATATGAGATGGTAGGTTGCATTGACCCATACAATGGCGGCAAGCTGCGTCCATTGTAGACAAGCTCATCTGTTGTAGTTTCTGATTTGATAGCCCGATAGTCTTCACTGGGCTTCCCATGTAGATAGCCGACTGGATTTCCTTGTGCTGAGAGTCCCGCCCATTTGTATGAGAAGATAGCATCGGTTGGAAACCCTTCAACTGGATTAATACCGGAATTTATGTAGCTACTAGCTGAAGGATAGTGATAAAGATAGTTTGTGATTTTGTTCAGACTATAACTAAAAATACCATCCAATGCCACCTTTACCTTTCGATTTAACGGCAGCGCGTGAAATGTAAAGTCAACTCCATGTGATGCAATTGCTGCCGAATTTCTACTTACAAACATTACACCCGTTGTTGGGTCAATTGCTGTATTTCCTATAAGATCAGTACTCTTCTTGTGGTAGTACTCTATGGTTCCGGATACCACGCCATTCCCAAGTTCAAAATCAACACCAACGTTCAAAGTCCCTGTTTTCTCCCATTTCAAATTAGGATTAGGTGGTGACACAAGTGTGGCAAATGGGGCGTCAATAAAATTGTCTGTTGAAGTACCATACTGAATTATTGGCAATGCGGATAACGTATTCTGTAGATTTCCACCATAACCGTAGCTTATTCGCAAAGCTAATTCAGAAATGGCTTGTACGTTGAAGAAAGACTCTTTGTTTATATTCCAGCGGAAGCCCGTAGACCATAATGGAACACCACGTTTATTGGTATTTACTCCCAGTAGGTTAGATGCGTCTTTCCTAACACTGCCTGAGATTATATATCGATCTTGCACGTTATAGGCAACATTACCATAGTAACTTGTAAATCTATAAATTTGGCCGGTGTATGCTTGGGGGTTCGGTACTTTTTGCTGTCCTGCCAGATTTTGATAAGTTCCAAAGGAGCTTATGTAATCTATCGGTGAGAAAGTTAGTAAATCCGGATTGTAGTTATACGTTCGATTAACCTCACCATTTATCTTAGATTCTTTAATCTCAGCACCGACTATTGCTGTTATCTCATTTGACATTATTTTCTTTTGATAGTTCATTTGTTCCCGAAGATGGTAGGTAGTTGAGCGACTGGTTGTGAGATCATAGATTGGTCCAATAGGAATATGATGGATGATCTGGTTATCCACGGACCCGGTGTAGATATTTGCCAGGTTTCTGGTAAAATAATTATCTGGGCTATAAAATATAGGATTCTCAGTTCTCTGATCTTCGATTTGAAACTTAGTGTCTAAGCTAAAGTCCTTGTTTAGTTTAATTTTTACATCAGTGTTTAATCTGATATTATTATACCTGTTGATGTTGTCGATTGTGAATTGGTCCTGCATAGGCACGTATTTCCAAGGTAGCAATATCCCTTTTCCTGTTGTGTCTTTAAAAGCAGATCGGTAGTCCTTTGGTAGGGATGCGAATGAAGCATCTTCATTTACAAGTTTTGCATAAGGGTAATATCTGGTCTTTGCTCCACCGGGAGTGATCTTATCTGGGCCACCGTTGTCTTGCCTGGTAGATGAGTGAGTATAGGCAATACCTATTTTGGCATCTAGCCACTTCTGAAATTTATAGCTGTTTTCTGCTCTTACTGTTAATCGGTCCATTGTATTTTGGACAAGGGAGCTTTGTTCGTTATCATAGCCGATAGTGAGCAAATATGCGTGATTGTTTGTACCACCACTAATGTTAACTGCCACTTGGTTATTAACTGCAGTCTGGTATAAGTAGTCCCGCAAGTCTTTTCTGAAATTGTTGTTACGAAGTAGGTCTATTCGTTGCATAGCAATTGCGCTGGACACTAAGCCTCTTTTAGCGCTGTCCAATAGTTCGATAACTGGTGATAAAACTGGAAACCTTCGCCTATTGTTTAAATCATTATTATAGTATCCCTTTTGAAATAGATCTATTTCCAGAGAGATATAATCGGTAGATTGTATCGAATAGTCTTTAAGTAAGTTCGGCCGTTCTGAAATCGAAGTATTTGTTGAAATGGTCACCTTCGACTTACCATTAAATGCAGCTTTCTTGGTAGTTAATACGATTACACCATTTGCTGCCCTGGCCCCCCAAATTGATGCGGATGCAGCATCTTTCATGATAGTAATCGATTCTATATCGTTTGGGTTAATACTGCTTATTTCATCCACTGGAAAATTATCTACAACAAAAAGCGGTGTGTTATTTGCAAAAAGGGTATTTCGGCCTCTAATGAAAATCTTCTCTGATGCACTTGTATTGTCAAATAACAGTGTAGAAGTCCCCTTTAGGTATTGAGTAATGTTGACATTGAACTGTCGATCAAGCGATGCCCTGGTGATTCGTTCAAAAGCGCCGGTGGCTCGTTCCGCTGGAACAGATTGATACCCTGTTGAGACCTCGACCTGTTTGAGTGTGGTATTAGAGGGGGCTAAGATGATCTTCAGTTCATGTCCTGAGTACTGAATTGTTATTGGAACTGTATCACTGTTGAATCCTATATTTGACACAAACAATGTGTCAGGGAGTTGAAAAGAAGGTATGTTAAATACCCCATCTTGATTGGTGCTAGTTATTCCTCCTTTACTGGCGCTGCGTATAGTTGCACCAACAATGACAGTGCCCGCGGAAGTAGTTACCCTTCCCACTATAGTTGTTTTTCGATCTTGTGCCAACAACTGTTGATCTGATAGCAAGATGATTATAGCAGCTATGCCAACGAAATTAAGAACCAATTTGTGAATTTTATATATGGAAGTACTATTCATTTTTCGATTTTTTTTCTATTACGAGATATTCAGTCGGAGTTGTTAGGATTTTATAACTGAACCCCAACTGGTTTAGTTTTCTAATTAACGATGAGGTATCTGATATTTCTCCAGCCACGTTTATGTATCCCTTTATATGTGTGCTGTCAACAATTGGAAGAAGGGAGTTAATGTTGTTTAGTGTATAGAGGAAGTCTCCAATTGTTCCATCTGACATTGATAAGAATGTCCCATCGTTGCTATAACTTGTTTTTATCTGATTCTTTGTTGATCCGGTTATTTTACCACTGTAGCCTGTAATTATAATGTTCGGAGTGTCCTTTGTTGTTAGGTATATATTTGTATTTGTATATTTCTTTAAGTCCTCCAGCATGTATGGTTTTAGCGATGTTTCAGTTGATATTCTTGTATCATAACAGTATGTATTTTTGCGTTTCCATTCTTCATAGTATTGATAGGAGCCAGTCGGTATATATTTGGATTTGTCGCCTGCAGGGAGTATAATCCTATTTCTTGTGAGTATCATAAACCTGTTAACAGCCATCAGTGCCATTTCCGGTATTGTCCAGTTGATGGCATATCGCCGGACAGTTTTTTTAATTGTATCAAATTGGATACCGGACCTCGTCTGTAGTCCCTTTGCGTATGGTACAAATACACTATAATATAATGGGCCTTCTGGTGCGTCCGTTAAACGGGAGCTTACAGATGGGCTATCATACAAAAATTCTTTCTCAGTGAAGTCCAGTTCTGATGGCCTCTTTCCACTTAAGTATAGCTTTATATTTGAGTCGATTAAATATTCTTTTGTTGAGCGAAAGAATGTGGAACCTTCTACTAGCCAGTAGATATATGGTAGTGAATAGTGTTGGAATGTCCGATTCAGAATTTTGTCGGAATAAACAATAGGTAACGAAATGCCGATCTGGCGCCGCGCGAGAAAGTTTTGAATCGTTTTCGTGTCCTCTTTGGTAATCAGGAGAATTTGCACCGAATCATTATCCAATTGTAATTTCTCAAGTTCTTGGATATTTGATATACAGGCGCTGCAGGTGGTTGCAAAGAAATCCAGTATAATATGCCTCTTTTTAAAGGATGCAATGGACTTCAGTTGTGGCCTCCCATTGAGTAGTAAGTTATTCTTATGTGTCAATATCTCGGTTGACGTAATAGGTTGTCCTTCTAATGATATGTACGGCAATAACATACCCAGAAGAAAAAATAAATTTTTCATGTCAGATCTTGATTTTGTAAAATAAATGTGATGTGATCTAGTGAAGAGGGCTATATCCTTAGCCCTCTGTTGTGGGTAGTACAGAGAAGAAAAATTGGGCGGATAGAAATACGCCCACGCAGTTTCCTCGAATTTAACTCACAGCCTGTATGGCTGTAACAGCGGTATTACAATCGTTGTATTTAATAATTGGAAGATAAGGAAAAGCAACAATTTTACGGGGATACACAAAAAAAATACGTGGGTTAGTCCCCATCTACCCCAACAGGCTGCGACACCCCCAGGCTGAATGAAGACGCCCACGCAGTTATGCGCGAGCGTTTTTCCTTCATTCTCTCAGCCTGTAGATCCAAAGTCGCAGTTTGTTGGAGCCAAGATTGAAGCAAAACGCTTACAATTTCAATTAAAACGAATTGCAAATTACATTATAATACTATACGTTGTACTTTTTTCCACTTCTAAAACCGAATTATATTTTTTTTGTTGTTAATAAATATTTAGCCCCAAGGTAAATAATATAAGTCATAAGACAAAATAAATTAGGTACAAGGTTATAGTTGATTGAAAATCATTTATTTTCAGGTAGTTACTTTTGCTTATAAGTAAATAAAATAAGGTTATGGGCAAAGAAGATAAGGCAGAAGCTAAAGTTGATAGTCCGAAGCTAGTGTTGAACCGAATTGGCGCAGTGTTGAAAGAGAAAGGAATGTCAAATGAAGACCTTGCCGGGAAGATCAAGGTTGCGCCATCAACTGTTTCCCAGTATGTAACCAATACCGTTCAACCGAGCCCACAAATGTTTTTTCTTATTGCCTTAGTAACTGGCTCGGATGTACGGGAATTATTTGTATCGTTGAAGGACCGGAGTCCCCAAGAGAAGGATGAACTGATGAAAGAGCTGTTGGCTTTTACTTACAGGTCGAAACGAACGAAGCCTAAAGACAAAAATGTTTAATAGAAATTACCAAGCATTACCACATATCGATTGACGTTATGATGAAAGTGTTATCTGGTCATGTTTAAAATCTATTCATTTCCTGTTCATTTTATATGGGAGCTTAATTGCGAATTAATATTCCTAAATTGCTCTCTATCGTCCTATGTGTATAGTCCCAAAGCTGAGTATCATGTGGATAAAAAGGAATTTGGGGTTAACAAACAATGGATGAAAGGCCGGTTCTTGATTCTTCTCGAACTGGCTTTTTTATTCGTTTCACCAGTTGGTACTTGATAGTACTTTTTTGTGTAGTAGACTATACTAATTCAATCAAGTCATCAAATTATGAGAAAACCACAAAAGCAAGCTGGAATGACGATTATAGTCCGTATTTTGAAAAACTCTTTTTTCTTTGAACAGAAACATGTTAAGATGTTACCAGCATTTATTTTCCTTAAAGGAAGATACCCCTATTAT
This window of the Chitinophaga varians genome carries:
- a CDS encoding helix-turn-helix domain-containing protein, producing the protein MNHEIEDIHRLNAIREALLNRKKEKRISYRSLAATADVEVGTAYNFITGKTDITMLNLMKLARGLDFTLIELLQTSKS
- a CDS encoding RagB/SusD family nutrient uptake outer membrane protein produces the protein MKYKIISAVGLMLTILFNISSCKKYLDIKPDKSLVVPSSLNDLQAMLDDAMTMNLLWPIGGEVYSDNYYITDSDWKSIQQIDRLMYIFDKEASYSGDWFLTYRIILNTNLVLETLEKIEDRDTDRKKKIKASALFYRSMAHYILLQEFSLGYTISSKNGDEPGIPLKLNSDINSESTRSTIKDCYSTILDDLQNALPDLPSEVPYKTRPSKSAGYALLARIYLSIGNYKEAGKYASLCMNQGLNILDYNLINSDAPFERYNSEVIFHITGNYNTLLDPTVSKVDTNLLSLYPPGDLRRRLFFSQNIDSTWSFRGNYDGSASVQMFCGLAADEVYLIQAECLAREGQDNDALAVLNTFLKMRYDSSFTPRTASSGNLLTLILNERIKELLFRGVRWGDIRRLNLDGDNIVVQRKIQGKEYLLNHNDLRYALQIPIDVLAQSHIQKNRR
- a CDS encoding SusC/RagA family TonB-linked outer membrane protein; this translates as MNSTSIYKIHKLVLNFVGIAAIIILLSDQQLLAQDRKTTIVGRVTTSAGTVIVGATIRSASKGGITSTNQDGVFNIPSFQLPDTLFVSNIGFNSDTVPITIQYSGHELKIILAPSNTTLKQVEVSTGYQSVPAERATGAFERITRASLDRQFNVNITQYLKGTSTLLFDNTSASEKIFIRGRNTLFANNTPLFVVDNFPVDEISSINPNDIESITIMKDAASASIWGARAANGVIVLTTKKAAFNGKSKVTISTNTSISERPNLLKDYSIQSTDYISLEIDLFQKGYYNNDLNNRRRFPVLSPVIELLDSAKRGLVSSAIAMQRIDLLRNNNFRKDLRDYLYQTAVNNQVAVNISGGTNNHAYLLTIGYDNEQSSLVQNTMDRLTVRAENSYKFQKWLDAKIGIAYTHSSTRQDNGGPDKITPGGAKTRYYPYAKLVNEDASFASLPKDYRSAFKDTTGKGILLPWKYVPMQDQFTIDNINRYNNIRLNTDVKIKLNKDFSLDTKFQIEDQRTENPIFYSPDNYFTRNLANIYTGSVDNQIIHHIPIGPIYDLTTSRSTTYHLREQMNYQKKIMSNEITAIVGAEIKESKINGEVNRTYNYNPDLLTFSPIDYISSFGTYQNLAGQQKVPNPQAYTGQIYRFTSYYGNVAYNVQDRYIISGSVRKDASNLLGVNTNKRGVPLWSTGFRWNINKESFFNVQAISELALRISYGYGGNLQNTLSALPIIQYGTSTDNFIDAPFATLVSPPNPNLKWEKTGTLNVGVDFELGNGVVSGTIEYYHKKSTDLIGNTAIDPTTGVMFVSRNSAAIASHGVDFTFHALPLNRKVKVALDGIFSYSLNKITNYLYHYPSASSYINSGINPVEGFPTDAIFSYKWAGLSAQGNPVGYLHGKPSEDYRAIKSETTTDELVYNGRSLPPLYGSMQPTISYGKWSISSTITWKIGHYFRRPSVNYSGFANWYMNADYYDRWKQPGDEVKTNVPAMVYPFDNARDEFYQNSEILVEKADIVRLKDICLLFRPEIKQGHILKAISLQLYINNVGVLYRANKFKIDPDYGKMPPPRNYTIAVKTSF
- a CDS encoding TlpA family protein disulfide reductase; this encodes MKNLFFLLGMLLPYISLEGQPITSTEILTHKNNLLLNGRPQLKSIASFKKRHIILDFFATTCSACISNIQELEKLQLDNDSVQILLITKEDTKTIQNFLARRQIGISLPIVYSDKILNRTFQHYSLPYIYWLVEGSTFFRSTKEYLIDSNIKLYLSGKRPSELDFTEKEFLYDSPSVSSRLTDAPEGPLYYSVFVPYAKGLQTRSGIQFDTIKKTVRRYAINWTIPEMALMAVNRFMILTRNRIILPAGDKSKYIPTGSYQYYEEWKRKNTYCYDTRISTETSLKPYMLEDLKKYTNTNIYLTTKDTPNIIITGYSGKITGSTKNQIKTSYSNDGTFLSMSDGTIGDFLYTLNNINSLLPIVDSTHIKGYINVAGEISDTSSLIRKLNQLGFSYKILTTPTEYLVIEKKSKNE
- a CDS encoding helix-turn-helix domain-containing protein; protein product: MGKEDKAEAKVDSPKLVLNRIGAVLKEKGMSNEDLAGKIKVAPSTVSQYVTNTVQPSPQMFFLIALVTGSDVRELFVSLKDRSPQEKDELMKELLAFTYRSKRTKPKDKNV